A DNA window from Impatiens glandulifera chromosome 7, dImpGla2.1, whole genome shotgun sequence contains the following coding sequences:
- the LOC124945408 gene encoding serine/threonine protein phosphatase 2A 59 kDa regulatory subunit B' gamma isoform-like, which produces MIKQILGKLPKKPLSKSANSNDEGDFQIILNGSHSTINDTKSDVYEALPSFRDVPNSEKQNLFFKKLKMCCVVFDFNFTTKNLKEKDIKRQTLLELVDYVSSVNTKFNEIAMQEITKMVSSNLFRTLPSSHHDHKLPEIYDVDEDDLKMESSWPHLQIVYEFLLRFVSSPETEAKLAKRYIDHSFLLHFLDLFDSEDPREREYLKTILHRIYGKFMVHRPFIRKTINNVFYRYIFETERHNGIAELLEILGSIVNGFALPLKEEHKLFLVRALIPLHKPKGVSIYHQQLSYCITQFVEKDFKLADTVIRGLLKYWPVTNSSKQVLFLGELEEVLEATQMAEFQRCVVPLFRQIGRCLSSSHFQVAERTLLLWNNDHIRNLITQNRSVILPIIFPPLERNARHWNQAVQTLTINVRKIFSEADQSLFDECLEKLKGDESNGKLAQEKSELAWKRLEDVYVADEAVSLHSRFESLVVIPSDNN; this is translated from the exons atgatcaaaCAGATCCTCGGCAAGCTTCCTAAGAAGCCTTTGTCGAAATCTGCAAACTCGAACGATGAAGGTGATTTTCAAATCATCTTGAACGGATCTCATTCTACTATCAATGATACTAAATCGGATGTATACGAAGCTTTGCCTAGTTTCAGAGATGTTCCGAACTCAGAGAAGCAGAATCTGTTCTtcaagaagttgaaaatgtgttGCGTAGtgtttgatttcaattttacGACTAAGAATCTCAAGGAGAAGGATATAAAGAGACAGACTTTGCTTGAGCTTGTTGATTATGTATCTTCTGTGAATACTAAGTTTAATGAGATAGCTATGCAGGAAATCACAAAAATGGTATCATCTAATTTGTTTAGAACATTGCCATCTTCTCATCATGATCATAAATTACCTGAAATATATgatgttgatgaagatgatCTTAAAATGGAGTCATCTTGGCCTCATCTTCAGATTGTTTACGAATTTCTACTTAGATTCGTTTCTTCCCCAGAAACAGAAGCTAAGCTTGCTAAGAGATATATTGACCATTCCTTTCTCCTTCATTTTCTCGATCTTTTCGATTCTGAGGATCCCAGAGAAAGAGAATACCTGAAGACAATTCTCCATCGTATTTATGGGAAATTCATGGTTCATCGTCCTTTTATTAGAAAAACGATCAACAATGTGTTCTACCGATACATATTTGAAACAGAGAGGCACAACGGAATTGCAGAGCTGCTCGAGATTTTGGGAAGTATTGTTAACGGTTTCGCATTGCCATTAAAGGAAGAGCACAAGCTTTTCCTTGTTCGAGCGTTGATTCCGCTTCACAAGCCCAAGGGCGTTTCGATTTATCATCAACAGCTTTCTTACTGCATCACTCAGTTTGTTGAGAAGGATTTCAAGTTAGCTGATACGGTTATTCGAGGTCTGTTGAAGTATTGGCCCGTAACTAACAGTTCGAAACAGGTTTTGTTTCTCGGAGAGTTAGAAGAAGTTTTGGAAGCTACTCAGATGGCTGAGTTTCAACGTTGTGTTGTCCCCCTTTTTCGACAGATTGGACGTTGTCTCAGTAGCTCACATTTTCAG GTCGCAGAACGGACATTGCTCTTATGGAACAACGACCACATAAGAAACCTGATTACACAAAACCGCAGTGTAATATTGCCCATAATCTTTCCACCTTTGGAAAGGAACGCCCGACATTGGAATCAAGCTGTTCAAACCCTAACGATAAATGTGAGGAAGATATTTTCAGAAGCAGACCAGTCGCTATTCGATGAATGCCTTGAGAAATTGAAAGGAGATGAAAGTAATGGAAAGTTAGCACAAGAGAAGTCAGAACTAGCTTGGAAACGTTTGGAAGATGTTTATGTAGCCGATGAAGCAGTGTCGCTTCATTCTAGGTTTGAATCGTTGGTTGTCATTCCTAGCGACAACAATTGA
- the LOC124945793 gene encoding uncharacterized protein LOC124945793, translating into MASMAMNPIFVHGYSNSAKSIIIPKKQLRCNVIKAMSSTTDKTKKPLEELYNVRVERKVSAERLAELGVNKWSIWKTGKCQLPWDWHVDQLVYIEEGEVRVVPEGSEKFLRFVAGDLVRYPKWFEADLFFNDFYQERYSFRAYGDD; encoded by the coding sequence ATGGCGAGTATGGCGATGAATCCTATCTTTGTCCATGGATACTCCAACAGTGCAAAATCGATTATCATTCCAAAGAAACAGTTACGATGTAATGTTATAAAGGCGATGAGTAGTACAACAGATAAGACGAAGAAGCCATTGGAGGAACTTTACAACGTGAGAGTTGAACGAAAAGTGTCGGCTGAACGATTAGCAGAGCTTGGTGTTAACAAATGGTCAATCTGGAAAACTGGCAAGTGTCAATTGCCATGGGATTGGCATGTAGATCAGTTGGTTTACATTGAAGAAGGAGAGGTAAGAGTTGTTCCTGAAGGGAGTGAAAAGTTCTTGAGGTTTGTTGCTGGTGATCTTGTTCGATACCCTAAATGGTTTGAAGCTGATCTATTCTTCAATGATTTTTATCAAGAACGTTATAGTTTTCGTGCTTATGGTGATGATTAG
- the LOC124946034 gene encoding uncharacterized protein LOC124946034, translating to MSFLAGRLAGTEGAYFLQESKLAVGRLIQKNATKPPPSPSQSQSQSNNPIDGGIQADVLPEILRHSLPSKIFQPPSESSLSKASKWALHSDPNAVSSISPDVLDPLRAYVSLPQVTFGPKRWVIPNSEFGFVASTANDLRITPVNPEKLKAATLGFSQMAKGFAAATVIVFGGGTVTFGLVTSHLDIHNTDDIKTKSKSLLQPKLESMKEQLVPIKIWTEQMSKKWQLERVESVKEKKIIKELSKVLGAKN from the exons ATGAGCTTTTTAGCAGGGAGATTGGCGGGCACAGAAGGCGCCTATTTTCTTCAAGAATCAAAGCTTGCGGTCGGCCGTCTTATCCAGAAAAACGCCACAAAacctcctccttctccttctcaaTCGCAATCGCAGTCTAACAATCCAATCGATGGAGGAATCCAAGCCGACGTACTTCCAGAAATCTTACGCCACTCACTCCCTTCAAAAATCTTTCAACCTCCATCGGAATCTTCACTTTCCAAAGCATCTAAATGGGCTCTTCACTCCGATCCCAACGCTGTTTCTTCGATTTCCCCTGACGTTCTAGATCCTCTTCGTGCTTACGTTTCTCTACCTCAGGTCACCTTTGGTCCCAAAAG ATGGGTGATCCCTAATTCGGAATTTGGTTTTGTAGCGTCGACGGCCAATGATTTAAGGATTACACCTGTTAATCCAGAGAAATTGAAGGCTGCTACTTTAGGGTTTTCTCAGA TGGCCAAGGGTTTTGCTGCGGCCACTGTTATTGTGTTTGGAGGTGGAACAGTAACATTTGGATTGGTAACTTCCCACCTTGACATCCATAAT ACCGACGACATAAAGACAAAAAGCAAAAGCCTTTTGCAGCCCAAACTCGAATCAATGAAGGAACAGCTAGTCCCCATCAAGATATGg ACTGAACAAATGTCGAAGAAATGGCAATTGGAACGAGTAGAAAgtgttaaagaaaaaaaaatcataaaagaaCTTTCCAAGGTTTTGGGGGCGAAGAATTGA